A stretch of the Nicotiana tabacum cultivar K326 chromosome 6, ASM71507v2, whole genome shotgun sequence genome encodes the following:
- the LOC107793074 gene encoding uncharacterized protein LOC107793074, whose amino-acid sequence MVAFAPSDLRWAIHAPAGLPSFSAGEPVAAVGSPPQMLRPRAGGKTSPKPSVCTADELHYVPLPNNEWKLALWRYLPSPQRSRRNHPLLLLSGVGTNAIGYDLAPGSSFARYMSHQGFDTWILEVRGAGLSAKVSQDEGLQDATQVSTITSQLREFGHGLGNIVEESQQPISQFTGLQNRFSITVEDFLKQLHLIGKYNWDFDHYLEEDVPTAMDYIRNQCRPKDGKLLAIGHSMGGILLYAMLSQNGSRGKCTELASVITLGSSLDYTTSRSSLKTLLPLVDPAKAVNLPVVPLGALLAAIYPLASHPPYLLSWLNPQISAENMMHPEMFERLVLKNFCTIPAKLLSQLSTVFQKGGLRNRSGTFFYKDHLHKSNVPVLALAGDRDLICPPEAVYETAKLIPEDLVTYKVFGEPRGPNYGHYDLVGGRMAFYQVYPYIIEFLSRHDRV is encoded by the exons ATGGTTGCTTTTGCTCCATCGGATCTCCGTTGGGCGATTCACGCGCCGGCTGGCCTTCCGTCTTTCTCCGCCGGAGAACCCGTCGCTGCCGTTGGTAGTCCACCGCAGATGCTGAGGCCACGCGCAGGTGGTAAAACCAGCCCTAAGCCCTCTGTTTGTACGGCCGATGAGCTTCATTACGTTCCCCTTCCCAACAATGAATGGAAACTCGCCCTATGGCGCTACTTGCCTTCACCACAG CGGAGCCGCAGGAATCATCCTCTGTTATTATTGTCCGGAGTAGGCACTAATGCCATTGGCTATGATCTTGCTCCTGGT TCATCTTTTGCACGATATATGTCTCACCAAGGATTTGATACTTGGATTCTTGAAGTTCGAGGAGCTGGCTTGAGCGCAAAAGTTAGTCAAGATGAAG GATTACAAGATGCAACACAAGTGTCTACTATTACAAGCCAACTCAGGGAATTTGGTCACGGACTTGGAAATATTGTTGAGGAAAGTCAACAACCAATCTCTCAGTTTACTGGTCTGCAAAACCGCTTTTCTATTACAGTAGAAGATTTCTTGAAACAGCTTCATCTGATTGGGAAGTATAACTGGGACTTCGATCATTACTTGGAAGAAGATGTGCCTACAGCG ATGGACTACATAAGGAACCAATGCAGACCGAAGGACGGAAAGTTGCTCGCTATTGGCCATTCTATGGGAGGTATCTTGCTGTATGCAATGCTCTCACAAAATG GTTCCAGAGGAAAGTGCACCGAGTTGGCATCAGTCATCACTTTGGGTTCATCACTGGACTACACTACTTCACGGTCATCCCTGAAAACACTTTTACCCTTA GTAGATCCTGCAAAGGCTGTGAATCTTCCAGTTGTTCCACTCGGAGCATTACTCGCAGCCATCTATCCTCTTGCATCTCATCCTCCATATCTCTTATCATGGTTAAATCCTCAGATATCTGCGGAAAATATGATGCATCCGGAAATGTTTGAGAGACTTGTCTTGAAAAACTTTT GCACTATTCCTGCTAAACTTCTGTCACAGCTATCAACAGTCTTCCAAAAGGGTGGTCTAAGGAATAGAAGTGGGACTTTCTTTTACAAAGACCATCTTCACAAAAGCAATGTGCCTGTTTTAGCTCTTGCAGGGGACAGAGACCTTATTTGTCCTCCTGAAGCTGTGTATG AAACTGCCAAGCTGATTCCTGAAGACTTGGTCACGTATAAAGTTTTTGGTGAACCTCGGGGTCCAAATTATGGCCATTATGATCTAGTCGGTGGACGAATG GCCTTCTATCAAGTATACCCATATATAATTGAATTCCTCAGTCGACATGATAGAGTGTAG
- the LOC107793075 gene encoding uncharacterized protein LOC107793075 isoform X1, with protein MFTAINLHSQLSLNRRLFLTQISVQLQSRNLKISSCLSLNKPKDQTTNASTAAAGTGTDTLRIILAAGGTGGHIYPAIAIADDLKTLDPNAQILFVGLPTGMESTAVPTAGYSFTPIQAAPLGRPFISLYNVFVLPYILIKSLIKSFLILQEFKPHIVIGTGGFVSFPICLAAGLKGIKLAIQEQNSVPGVANRVLSLFADKVFAAFNSSVDCFWQKNKCVVCGNPVRLSLRQYASKAVARRHFFSKAVVGKGDGKVVLILGGSLGANALNVAILHLYSEMLDERKDLFLIWQTGVLAFDEMESLVKFHPRLYITPFLHSMDLAYSAADLIVSRAGAMICSEILAAGKPCILIPSPNVAEGHQFHNACLMADVAGSRVITEDELDSLTLKSAIEEILDNEGLMTEMSERALKAAKPDASVEIAKHILSLVNFSSPQG; from the exons ATGTTTACTGCCATCAATTTACACTCCCAACTTTCACTGAACCGCCGGTTATTTTTAACCCAAATCTCCGTTCAACTTCAATCTAG GAATCTCAAGATCAGTAGCTGTCTCTCTCTAAACAAACCCAAAGATCAAACCACCAATGCATCAACAGCAGCTGCTGGAACTGGAACTGACACTCTTCGAATCATATTGGCCGCAGGGGGCACAGGTGGCCATATATACCCAGCTATTGCCATTGCTGATGATCTCAAAACCCTTGACccaaatgcccaaatactgtttGTTGGGCTCCCAACTGGAATGGAGAGCACTGCAGTGCCAACAGCAGGATATTCGTTTACACCGATTCAAGCCGCACCATTGGGCCGGCCCTTCATCTCTCTGTACAACGTATTCGTCCTCCCTTATATTCTCATTAAATCCCTAATCAAAAGTTTCCTAATACTTCAAGAGTTCAAACCCCATATAGTAATTGGAACTGGTGGGTTTGTTTCTTTTCCGATTTGCCTAGCTGCTGGACTTAAAGGCATTAAACTAGCAATCCAAGAACAAAATTCAGTACCCGGTGTAGCAAATCGGGTGCTTTCATTATTTGCTGACAAAGTGTTTGCTGCATTTAATTCTAGTGTTGATTGTTTTTGGCAAAAGAACAAATGCGTGGTGTGCGGAAATCCTGTGAGATTGTCGTTGAGGCAATATGCGTCCAAGGCTGTGGCAAGGCGTCATTTCTTTTCAAAGGCGGTTGTAGGGAAGGGGGACGGTAAAGTGGTGTTGATTCTTGGTGGCTCTTTGGGTGCCAATGCACTTAATGTTGCTATCTTGCATTTGTATTCTGAAATGTTAGACGAACGGAAAGACTTGTTTTTAATATGGCAGACAGGCGTTCTAGCATTTGATGAGATGGAGAGCCTCGTAAAATTCCATCCCCGATTATACATTACCCC GTTCTTGCATTCTATGGATTTAGCATACTCAGCTGCAGACCTTATTGTATCTAGAGCTGGAGCAATGATCTGCTCTGAGATCTTGGCTGCTGGGAAACCTTGTATTCTG ATACCTTCACCAAATGTGGCTGAAGGACATCAATTTCACAATGCTTGTCTAATGGCCGATGTAGCTGGTTCGAGGGTTATAACTGAAGATGAACTTGACTCTCTGACTCTTAAAAGTGCGATTGAAGAAATTTTAG ATAATGAGGGATTGATGACAGAGATGTCTGAGAGAGCGCTCAAGGCTGCGAAGCCAGATGCATCTGTTGAAATTGCTAAACACATTCTTTCTCTTGTAAACTTTTCGTCACCTCAAGGATGA
- the LOC107793075 gene encoding uncharacterized protein LOC107793075 isoform X2 translates to MFTAINLHSQLSLNRRLFLTQISVQLQSRNLKISSCLSLNKPKDQTTNASTAAAGTGTDTLRIILAAGGTGGHIYPAIAIADDLKTLDPNAQILFVGLPTGMESTAVPTAGYSFTPIQAAPLGRPFISLYNNKCVVCGNPVRLSLRQYASKAVARRHFFSKAVVGKGDGKVVLILGGSLGANALNVAILHLYSEMLDERKDLFLIWQTGVLAFDEMESLVKFHPRLYITPFLHSMDLAYSAADLIVSRAGAMICSEILAAGKPCILIPSPNVAEGHQFHNACLMADVAGSRVITEDELDSLTLKSAIEEILDNEGLMTEMSERALKAAKPDASVEIAKHILSLVNFSSPQG, encoded by the exons ATGTTTACTGCCATCAATTTACACTCCCAACTTTCACTGAACCGCCGGTTATTTTTAACCCAAATCTCCGTTCAACTTCAATCTAG GAATCTCAAGATCAGTAGCTGTCTCTCTCTAAACAAACCCAAAGATCAAACCACCAATGCATCAACAGCAGCTGCTGGAACTGGAACTGACACTCTTCGAATCATATTGGCCGCAGGGGGCACAGGTGGCCATATATACCCAGCTATTGCCATTGCTGATGATCTCAAAACCCTTGACccaaatgcccaaatactgtttGTTGGGCTCCCAACTGGAATGGAGAGCACTGCAGTGCCAACAGCAGGATATTCGTTTACACCGATTCAAGCCGCACCATTGGGCCGGCCCTTCATCTCTCTGTACAAC AACAAATGCGTGGTGTGCGGAAATCCTGTGAGATTGTCGTTGAGGCAATATGCGTCCAAGGCTGTGGCAAGGCGTCATTTCTTTTCAAAGGCGGTTGTAGGGAAGGGGGACGGTAAAGTGGTGTTGATTCTTGGTGGCTCTTTGGGTGCCAATGCACTTAATGTTGCTATCTTGCATTTGTATTCTGAAATGTTAGACGAACGGAAAGACTTGTTTTTAATATGGCAGACAGGCGTTCTAGCATTTGATGAGATGGAGAGCCTCGTAAAATTCCATCCCCGATTATACATTACCCC GTTCTTGCATTCTATGGATTTAGCATACTCAGCTGCAGACCTTATTGTATCTAGAGCTGGAGCAATGATCTGCTCTGAGATCTTGGCTGCTGGGAAACCTTGTATTCTG ATACCTTCACCAAATGTGGCTGAAGGACATCAATTTCACAATGCTTGTCTAATGGCCGATGTAGCTGGTTCGAGGGTTATAACTGAAGATGAACTTGACTCTCTGACTCTTAAAAGTGCGATTGAAGAAATTTTAG ATAATGAGGGATTGATGACAGAGATGTCTGAGAGAGCGCTCAAGGCTGCGAAGCCAGATGCATCTGTTGAAATTGCTAAACACATTCTTTCTCTTGTAAACTTTTCGTCACCTCAAGGATGA